The genomic DNA CCTGAGCGAGTGTTTTGAACGGTTGCTGCCTGGATTGTGGTAGTTGCCGCCAGCAGGATCCACGGCACCGGAGCTGGCCATGTTGTCTTCATTCTCCCTTATGATTGAAGTGGAAGCCCTGGTTTGAGTCGTGATACCGAGTGGGGATGAGGCAATTGGAGAGTGTTTGGCTGTAAATAGTAACACACGTCTGATGGCATCTAGTAAATCAGCAAATGGTTCGGGGAATACCAAAGTTCGATCGCTGATTTGCAGGGCGAGGCAGCATTCATCAACAGAGTCAtcaccaaaaaaaaaagggtaAGGAGCATGAAAAGAAACTTCACAAGTACACTATATGCGAGACATCCTCGTTGGGAAAACCGAGGCCACAGAGGCGGTGACGACTTGTAATGCCGGCAGATCTCTTTGACTGAGACAACCCGGAACGCCTTCCAGCCAGAAGCATGCGAGGCGCTCGCGCGGTCTGTCAAGCGTGAGTGGACAAGCGCTCTAGAGACGAAAAGAGGCCCACGCCAGCTGGAATGAGGATGGACCCGGCGTGAGAAAGTGGAAAGTCCCCAGGAGCTAGAGTAGAGGTGCACGACGTTCTGGACGAAAGCGGCGAGTGCCGCACAAAGAAATGCCAAGACTGCAAACAGCTTCCGTTGGACGTTCTAGCAAGCTCTCCGACTTGTGGTGTCGTATAAAGCAGGATACCGAACCATGGGCATGATGCCGACTCGCGGCTCTGGCGCAGTTTCACGAAAGGATGAGACGTTGACGTCCCAGTTCGTATGTGTACACCACCGCTCACAGTAGTAACTCGTTCAGCTTAAACAGTTCTTGGAGGGCGAGACCACTAACCTCAATGCGAGAAGACTCTTGGCTGAGCCGGCGAGTAGCGTCACAACGACTCCATTCATAAAGGGGCCTTACGAAGCATTCTTGCCAGCTTCTATCTTTTGCCGTTGAGCCCCTGTAATTCAATCACCATGGAGAGTTGTCAACATGTCCGATTCGTCTTCTCACAGGGCTTCACGAGGGAACTAGGCGTCTAGGTTGCAACGATTCTCACGGACATGGACCAAGACGAAGGCGTGCGTGCCGACTTTTTGCCCCGTCAAATAGGACTTGATGCTTATAAACTCTTCTAAAACTCCGATAGTTACACCGTCTGCTGATTACGACCTCTTGGCAGCAGTCCCGGCGGGCAGCGCCTTGGTGCAATCGGTCAGCTCGTTGATGTTGAACACCCCAAGCAAGCTGAGGCGGAGATATTGCCTCGCATAAGCCTACACGCAACGCTCCAGTCAGCCAACGTCCACGGGGGAAAACTCCAGGGGATCCCCGGTTGAAAACTTACAGCACCCCAGAGAGGCGCCTGCTGCGCAAAAGCCCGGAACGCCGGGGCGGACCGTGGGTCTTTGGACAAGGCGATGTCGCTGGGGAAGGTGACGATGTCTCCGGGGCTCGCGTTCAGGGTCTCCTGGTAGAAGAGGACGTCCCAGACGGCGGGCGTCGTGTCCTGCGGCGCGTTGGCGCGCGACGGGTCGAAGAAGCGCTGGCGGCTGGAGGTgtgggcgccgacgagggccgcgagCCCCGGGGCCGAGATGGTCTTATTCCCGAACAGCTCGATCAGCTTATCGGCGTTGTCCCTCGGATCCGGCAGCAGGCCGTCGGGCGCCGCGACGGAGGAGTCCTTGCGGCCGACGAAGGTCTTGATCCGCGGCCCGCCGGGACACgcgacggtggcggtggtggcggcgaacTGGATCAGGTCGgccatgccggcgccgaactCGCTGAACTTGGCGTGCCACGTCTTCATCTGCTCGACGATGTCCTCGAGCCCGTCGTTGGCCGGACGGCCGATCTCCTCTGGCGCGAGGACGATGGacccgtcggcgccgccgaggtcgccggtGCCTTTGCTCCACCCTGCGGCGTCGTGGAAGCCCAGGCGGATCGAGGCCCGGGCCGGGTCGGTGCAGCCGTTGGCGTCGCGGAAGGTGGGCAtgatctcgtcggcgacgtgcTTCCACACGCAGCACTTGTCCGCGCTGCACTCGGCGCTGCCGAGATCGGGGACGctgccctcggcggcgtctgacacggcgttgccgttgccggtcAAGATGCCCTTGACGTCTTTTCCGACGTCGGAGAGGTCGTTGTCAGGC from Colletotrichum higginsianum IMI 349063 chromosome 3, whole genome shotgun sequence includes the following:
- a CDS encoding Peroxidase manganese-dependent 1 — protein: MAPSGKAVVFLTALTAIAAAYPGMGRVPGGMTHEEMVAKITRDSRTGFNGGAVNGGFNGGPNRGPNGPNTGPNRGPNGSNVGPNNGFNNGFNNGFTTRAEDNEIIGDLMKVPDNDLSDVGKDVKGILTGNGNAVSDAAEGSVPDLGSAECSADKCCVWKHVADEIMPTFRDANGCTDPARASIRLGFHDAAGWSKGTGDLGGADGSIVLAPEEIGRPANDGLEDIVEQMKTWHAKFSEFGAGMADLIQFAATTATVACPGGPRIKTFVGRKDSSVAAPDGLLPDPRDNADKLIELFGNKTISAPGLAALVGAHTSSRQRFFDPSRANAPQDTTPAVWDVLFYQETLNASPGDIVTFPSDIALSKDPRSAPAFRAFAQQAPLWGAAYARQYLRLSLLGVFNINELTDCTKALPAGTAAKRS